A window of the Diceros bicornis minor isolate mBicDic1 chromosome 30, mDicBic1.mat.cur, whole genome shotgun sequence genome harbors these coding sequences:
- the LOC131394536 gene encoding zinc finger protein 709-like yields the protein MRIACSFASSPIFGVDSVTIEDVAVNFTPEEWALLNPSQKKLYRGVMWETFRNLASIGKTWDDHDIEDQYKNWGRQLRSHMLGRLCETEEGSQDGENFSLIPNLNLNKKTAGAKPCECSACGKVFMHHSSLNRHIRCHTEHKPYHYQKCEEKPYKCKECGKAFTFPHLLQIHERTHTGEKPYECKNCSKVFISPSLLKKHERLHTGKKPFECKICGKAFRFPSDVQGHERSHTGEKPYNCKTCGKAFSFSFSVRVHERIHTGEKPYGCKECGKAFITPSSLRAHMITHTGDGPYKCKECEKVFISPSIFRIHERSHTGEKPFECKECSKAFTSSSSLRKHERTHTGEKPYECKICGKAFSFSSNVHVHERTHTGEKPYECKKCNKAFISPSLLQKHERIHTEEKSFECKICGKAFRFSNSLQIHERTHTGEKPYECKKCSRAFSSSSYLQIHERSHTGEKPYECKKCSKAFTSSNSLQIHERSHTGEKPYECKKCSKAFTSSSYLQIHERSHTGERPYECKKCSKAFTSSSYLQIHERSHTGEKPYECKKCSKAFSCSSSLRKHERTHTGEKPYECKICGKAFSFSSNVHVHERTHTREKPSEYKKYSKAFTSSSSL from the exons atgaggattGCCTGTAGCTTcgcatcttcaccaatatttggtgTT GACTCAGTGACCATTGAGGATGTGGCTGTGAACTTCACCCCAGAGGAGTGGGCTTTACTGAATCCTTCACAGAAGAAACTCTACAGAGGTGTGATGTGGGAAACCTTCAGGAACCTGGCCTCAATAG GTAAAACATGGGATGATCATGATATTGAAGATCAGTACAAAAACTGGGGGAGACAGCTAAG AAGtcatatgttagggagactttgtGAGACTGAAGAGGGTAGTCAAGATGGAGAAAACTTCAGCCTTATTCCAAATCTCAATCTGAACAAGAAAACTGCAGGAGCTAAACCATGTGAATGCAGTGCATGTGGAAAAGTCTTCATGCATCATTCATCCCTTAATAGGCACATTAGATGTCACACTGAACACAAACCATATCACTAtcaaaaatgtgaagaaaagccatataaatgtaaggaatgtgggaaagccttcacttTTCCCCATTTGcttcaaatacatgaaagaactcatactggagagaaaccctatgaatgtaaaaattgTAGTAAAGTATTCATTTCACCAAGTTTACTTAAAAAACATGAACGACTTCATACTGGAAAGAAACCCTTTGAATGTAAAATATGTGGTAAAGCCTTCAGGTTTCCCAGTGATGTTCAAGGACATGAAAGAagtcatactggagagaaaccgtaTAACTGTAAgacatgtgggaaagccttcagttttTCCTTTAGTGTTCgagtacatgaaagaattcatactggagagaaaccctatggatgtaaggaatgtgggaaagcctttataaCTCCCTCAAGCCTTCGAGCACACATGATCACTCACACTGGAGATGGgccttataaatgtaaggaatgtgagaAAGTATTCATTTCTCCCAGTATATTTCGAATACATGAAAGGAGTCACACGGGAGAGAAACCCTTTGAATGTAAagaatgcagtaaagcattcacttcttccagttctcttcgaaaacatgaaagaactcatactggagagaaaccctatgaatgtaaaatatgTGGTAAAGCCTTCAGTTTTTCTAGTAATGTTCATgtacatgaaagaactcatactggagagaaaccctatgaatgtaaaaaatgcaataaagcaTTCATTTCTCCCAGTTTActtcaaaaacatgaaagaattcatactgaaGAGAAAAGCTTTGAATGTAAAatatgtgggaaagccttcaggtttTCCAATTCTcttcaaatacatgaaagaactcacactggagagaaaccctatgaatgtaaaaaatgcagtagagCATTCTCTTCTTCCAGTTATCTTCAAATACATGAAAGgagtcacactggagaaaaaccgtatgaatgtaaaaaatgcagtaaagcattcacttcttctaattctcttcaaatacatgaaaggagtcacactggagaaaaaccgTATGAATGTAAAAAGTGCAGcaaagcattcacttcttccagtTATCTTCAAATACATGAAAGGAGTCACACCGGAGAgagaccctatgaatgtaaaaaatgcagtaaagcattcacttcttccagttatcttcaaatacatgaaaggagtcacactggagagaaaccctatgaatgtaaaaaatgcagtaaagcattcagttGTTCAAGTTCTCTTCGAaaacatgaaagaactcatactggagagaaaccctatgaatgtaaaatatgTGGTAAAGCCTTCAGTTTTTCCAGTAATGTTCATgtacatgaaagaactcatactaGAGAGAAACCTTCTGAatataaaaaatacagtaaagcattcacttcttcaAGTTCTCTTTGA